ACATTCTACAGAAATTCACCATCTGTAAAACATGCTCACTGGAGAAAAGACAACGTTCACCCTTTACGATTACCTGGAAAAATTTTTCTTATTTATTTTCCATATAATTCCAATTTGTTACCTGGAGGGCGTGTTCTCTCTTTTCCTCTTCCTAAATAATTGAGGAAAAAGGGATGTGGACAGTTGTTAAACGAAGATTTATTTGCTAAAGCCTTAGGCAGATTTTTAAGGTTAAGACGGCTAGAACAAGACCAAACCTTAGAAAAATTAGCATCCATCGCCCATATAAATGACAAAAATTTAGGAAGAATCGAGAGAGGTGAAAAAATACCCAAGGCTCATACTCTTTTTCAAATTGTCATGGCATTGAACCTGACGAACACTACATTTAATAAGATTCTAAAAGAATATGAATCTCTAAAAAAGGAAGAAAACATGTAACCTCTATTTCCCCGCTTCCCCCAACCCCCCTATCCCATTCACTTGAG
This DNA window, taken from Alteribacillus bidgolensis, encodes the following:
- a CDS encoding helix-turn-helix domain-containing protein, yielding MLNEDLFAKALGRFLRLRRLEQDQTLEKLASIAHINDKNLGRIERGEKIPKAHTLFQIVMALNLTNTTFNKILKEYESLKKEENM